The DNA sequence TTCCGGTTTAAGAGTGTGAAAAAAGTGGTATGctttctcctttttgttttccttttcatttggttttttttttctcttctatatttaTTAACCACTTTCGaaataaattaggttgaattttgtCAGACGTTCTTCAAACTGTATGACATAGGGAAAGATGTCTTCCAATTCTCCATTGATTGGGCTCCTTCCATTCTGACCCAAGATAATGGGTTAGTATGATTACATAACTcacattaatattcttttttctgaTGTATAATTAGACAACCATTCAATAAGTTGTTTtgcttctcttttctctttcttaggtGGGACTGTGGAGTGCATGTCATTAGACATATGCAGAGATTCAAAAATGGTGATTCGATGACGAGATCCGACTTTTGTAATTCTGCTAAAATACGTCGAGAAATAGCATGTGATTTAGTTTTACACgaaggaaatagagaaaaacaaaccattgtGGCTATTGTTTGTACAAAGACGTCGACACgagcaatgaaaaaattattattatgatatttattatttttctaatatttatcatttccatCTCCACATATGGTCATGTTTATTGGAAGTTGTGAGATTGATGATCATACATTATTAATGATTAAgtccattttatttgaatatccaaatactcttctttcaatatggtaggcaaaatgaaattgtaatatattggtATCATTCATGTTCGACATGTGTGATTTTGTACGATCTTTAACGTAATCagatttataaatattcatttatctatgctaaaaatatatagttagtACATTAGTAGACCGGTTGACGAATGACGTTCAGCCGGTAAGAACCATCCAACGATTTAGCTAACTCCACTTTTCATAGGCATACGCATTATGCCTACCGATTGAGAACATTCCTCATATGGATAATGACCCTATGGATGCAATGTGAACTCGTTCAGGATTTGTCCCAACCACCACaaacaattttggatgcagAATGACCCGGTGTTGGCGTTCAATTGAGTGATTGAAGATTTTTCTAAAGGGAGTGAGCAATTTTTTTAGTTGTGGAAAGCGGTTgatcaatgaagaaattgtctcaaccggttgacGAATGATTTGACCAGGGGAACCGGTTGACAAATATAGCAAACTAGTTGACGGATTGTCTCAATCGGTTGATGGTTTTTAACCAATAGCAACCGGGTGAAGATGGGTATCAActggttgaggaattttctcaaccggtttaGGGTATTTTTAA is a window from the Vitis riparia cultivar Riparia Gloire de Montpellier isolate 1030 chromosome 9, EGFV_Vit.rip_1.0, whole genome shotgun sequence genome containing:
- the LOC117921950 gene encoding uncharacterized protein LOC117921950 — encoded protein: MILYGSPQPFFDRKTSIVSKYISELDDCEKLFIPMHDDCPGHWYLCVIDFKDFDIQILDSLRSKSRDEFRFKSVKKVVEFCQTFFKLYDIGKDVFQFSIDWAPSILTQDNGWDCGVHVIRHMQRFKNGDSMTRSDFCNSAKIRREIACDLVLHEGNREKQTIVAIVCTKTSTRAMKKLLL